GGACCTCCAACACCCTTCCCATCACTCATTACTCACTAATTAGTTTCCTCAGATGGAGCACAGATCACCAGAACACAGAGATGCTGATAAAAGTGGACGACTCCGCTGTTGGGAGTTTTCCTAACACATGAAAAGTAACAATATGAGCAAGAGAGCTTGGCTTCCACCTCTGAGCTGCTTTTGAAAAATTCCTCCCAGGGGATCTACCGAAAGTTTAGGTCACATTCAGTCTGGTAGAATCCCAGGACCTCTGCTAATCCTCGTCTTTCCATGCTGCTTCACGCATCACCCACAGGGGCCGGCGCTGTCATCCCGCTCACCCCACAGCCATCACTCGGAGAAAGATAACATCCGACGGGGTAATCTGACCTTTGATACACAAATGCGGGGTTGGCCTCCCAGACTTAAATCCTGCTGCTGTGGGggagttttcctgtctgctttcACCCATGCTGGGATGAGGTGATGGGGCAGAGGTAGACAAAgttggaggtggaggagaaagGAGGGGTAGGCAATATGATGTAGGGGTTCTTGCATCACCGCTGAGTACTGAGTTTTGACTTTAACGTTGGACAGGAAATTCCTATCCCACTCCTGCAGGGTTCAAAGAGGGCGAACACTTGGTTGGAGGGTATGCTCTATATACACACATGGAGACCTACATGGAGGACAGCAAGGGCGTAGGACATCAGACAGAGATAAGCTGCTGAGTACTTACAGCTGATTGCACTCCTGtcctgaactttcaaaataaagtgcaGCTTCTCTACAGATTTCACGAAAGGCaagactggatttttttttaaccagtcacgtcccagcttttatttttttttataattagtCAAATGGATGTGGAGGTGCTATGACAccgatttgaaaaaaaaagtaaaacaacacTGGAGGCTgagtgacagacagcacagcctCCAGCTACAGGCCCTCCTTGCCTCCCCCCTCCTTCCCTTCCCATCCCtccccttcccttcccttcccttcctttCCCTCCCCTGCttgcctgcctgtctgtctgtgcgcTGGACTGCAGGGAAAAAGAAATCCGATCCCACCTCGCTCCAGAAAGGGGGTGTGAAGCTATCAGGCGCAGTTAAATTGAAAACTCTTGTGGAAGTACTACAAAAGTGCGGAGCCCTGAGTTTTGACATGAAAAAGGTAAGGGATTAGACACTAAAGGGGATCCAACAAGAGATGTGAGCTTTTAGAAAACTCAAGAACTGTGAGGATATGCTGTAGTATAGAGTTATAGCTCAGGAGAACCTTATGCTTGTCTGCTTTATGAAGAAATATGACATATTATGGGCTTCAGCTTAACTTTATTTCTCCCTATAACTGAAGAAGTTGTAAGTGACGCTCAATTAGATTTTTGTGTAATCATGTGATCTGTACTTTGGAGCCTAATCTGaaacttattatttatttgcttttgatTAATGTTTCTCTTTGATGCAAAACAACTgcagtttatttagttttttgcaATTTGCTATAAAATTTACTATAAAAACTTGAGGATTTAATGATGATTCAAATCAAAATTCACATTGAATAGAAGGTGCCACTTGTATTTTTTGGTCACTTATGGGATTTGCACCTGAATGTCACTTGATCACGGAGCTGGCTCCCACTCAAGGTAGATGTTTATAGTGAAGACACTTCATGTCAAGCCTCTCTGCTCTGGTATATTCAGGTAGCGTGAATTATAAACAGCAAATTGCTCATAAAACTCATCACTGGGACCCCTGGTGGTGTTCCTGCTCAGAGTGACAACAATGATAAAAGGCAGTATACATAAAGTACCTGCGAGATAGGTGGGTTCATTTCTCTGCAGCAGTCTATAAAAGAAGATGATTTATGCTCATGCCAATAGTTGTGAGAGGACTGCTTGTCTAAAGCGTGGTAATGTGTTTATCCTTGTTATACTGGAACAAATATCTAATGTGGGAGATATATCTCTACTGGTGTCAGGCACATGATTTAACATAGTCTATACTGATCCATTTCTTTGCAGACATAACCAGCATGATCATCACAGAGGATAACTTTGTTAACGCACTGCTTCTTATCAGAGTGGGTCCTAGAGTGCACGGTTTCATAAACAAAAAATGATAACGATGTGATGTCACACATATGCTCTTGAACTTTAGCTGAGCACCTCAAGAAGAGTTAATTCAATTACTGAGGGGCAGACTTAGTCTGTCAAATCAGTGACAGATGCATATTATTCCTTTTTACTGGGGGAATGATCATGTTAGTTTTGCACTCTGTGCCAGGAAAAACTGCAGGCAGAGTCAGTTCTATAGGACAGCTTTACAAGTGACTGATTTATGCATAATTATTATGATTGGCACATGATTACATCAAATAATGTAGCCGTCTGGATTCATcaccttaataaatgaaaaaacagTCATGGCTGAGCTAGCTGTCTGAGAAATGTCCTGCAGGGATTTTAAATATCTTCCATCAGAGTAAAATGCATTCAGTGAATAATCTACCAGATGTGTCACCATAACGACAAAGAGACCCTGACTACAAGTTTTTATAGTGCTAAGAAAGCAAAAGATGCAGCTTTGATTTTTTCCTCTCATGAACTTTGAAGAGTGATGTACTCGCTATATTTTAAACGGGAACAGTTAATTGTATAGTATGTTTATAGAGGGCAgtgaaaaatgtcatttttgggAGTTTCAGATTGTAAAAGTGGTCTATTAAGGGTTTGAGCTGCAGTGCTGCACAAATTAAGTACAGAGAGAAACCAAAGGCATGCTGGAAGCACAGGCAGGGAGTTTTCTCAGTGGTGGAGGAATGCTCAGGGAGGGACTACTGCAGAAGGCATAGGAAATAGCTCTGTTGCCTAAAAGGGAGCTCTTGAGCTCAGAAAACAAActattaattattttataattcCAGTAATCAGCAAACCTATGAAATCAAGGTACAATACTGACTGACAATAATTTCTTATTCTCTAACTTTTAGCATTGAccttaatctttttttaaaatgaacttcagtaaagcagctgttaacatgtttgtttcaaatgtttctctGCCTACGTCTCCTGGCTCAGTGTCGGCAGCTTTGGTGTGCTGAGTCAAATGTCCACAAGACCTTTTTTTTCTCGCTAGATTGGTTGAAATCAAAAGTACtcttagaaaaaagaaaaggcaatcaAAACCACATGGTGCCAAAACAGTTATGTGGGTTTTAAAGAAAATCTTTCTATCCCACACTTGTTAAAAGTCTGTCCTTTCTGGGTCTTTCTATTTGTACATAAAAGCAGTTTGGCAAACTTTAATTACGTGTTAGGGAGTTGTCTCTGTATAGCAGCACACTGCCAAGTCTACCAAAGTCTGActccctttaatatttaatatagaCAAGaagatttgctttaaaaaaaaaaacaatgaacttCCTGTCCTGTTTTTCCTTGTATATTTCACTTTAGATCTGAGCAGGAGTGCCAGTTTGTCAGAGAAGGAGCTAAAGGAGGCTCGCATCAAGAGTCAGATCATTGCTGCTCAGCTCACCATCCCTTCCAACTCCAAGTCCAGGGGTGTGCAGCTCTTTAATCGCCGTAAGCAGAGAGTCAGCTCCTTCACATTTGAGAGCTGTGGACAAGGGTCAGAGGAGGACAAAGCTGAGAATGTGAAAACGGACCCCTCGTCCAACAGACTGACATGGGCAGAGAGGAGCAGTGAGGAAAAGGACAGAGACCTGAACTTAAAGAATAGTGCTGTCAAGCCAGTCTTCTCACCACCTGCAAGGGTACATTCAGTGGGAGATATCATGGATGAGCCAGCCAAGGAGTTCCACATTAAAGAGGGAATGAATGAAAGTGTTATACAAGAGAGACATTTCCTCCCTGTCAAGGAGGagcaagaggaagaggaaggagcaCAAGATCAAATTCATGAGGATCTAGAGGATAAGGCCAAGCATGAGATTCCACCAGGAAGTAAAAACACTGATCCAATAGTGTTGGGAcatgctgaaggagaagcaaaGATAAATGGGAGACAAACAGGACAAGATCTCCCTGGAAAGCTTCCTAATGGCTGTCACAGTGCCTCTGGTCCTGAGAAGGTGTCTGTACCCACATCTAAGCAGACTAGCTCCTTCATCAATAGAACTGCCAGGCCCTTCTTCTCACCACCCACAGTGCAGTCTCCTGAGACGGTCGGGCCAGTCATGGAcatcccccctcctccttcctaCTCTACACCTCCTCTCCCTGCTTTTACTGTCCCCCAACCTGTGGTGGCCTCACCTCTGCCTCCACCTCCATCATATCCCACACCGCCTCTACCAGCGTTTACAAACCAACCTCCACAGACCTACTACTCCAGTCCACCTCCAGTGTCTCCTGTGATGTCAccttcttctcctccaccatcccatttctctgtttctcagTATCCACCCATGCCCCATTATGGCCCTCCCACAGCGCCCAAACCCTCCACTTTTGTTCCCCAGCCATCCGGGGAGAGGAAGCTGATAACACCGATCAAAACAGGAATACTTGAGGAGGGCGCTGCCAGGAGGGCAAGTAAGAAGTCAATGTTCACATTCAAAGAGAAACCAGTGGTTGCTCCAAACCCTGAGCTGCTTTGTCTGGTGCAAGGTGTGGATGACAGAAAGAAACATGGACACAAATCTGTGCCTGAGCCAGGATCTGAGGAGGAGTTACTGGCTCTGGGTGCAGAAGCCTCCAACTTTCTTGCCAAGGAAGAGGACACAGCAGAGGGAGCAAGTGCTCCAGAATGGGCCTCCTGTCTCAAGAGCTCAAGGACCCGACCGCGGGCAGAGCACCAGCCGGAGCAGACACTTACCAACGTGTCTGGAAAAGGTGCTGAACTGTTTGCTAAGCGTCAGTCCAGGATGGAAAAATATGTAGTTGAGAATCAGAATTCGGGCCAAATTAGATCTCCTTCTCCTACAATGTCTCTGCCACCGTCCTGGGTTTACCCATCAAACATGCCTGGTAGGGTCAAAGCTATTGCTAAAAACTCTGACATGTGTGCTCAGCTTTCACAAAATCTCAAGGCCCAACAAGCAGTCAAGCAGAAACCAATGAAAAAACCTCCAGCACCAGAGCCAGTTCCAGAGCCTCCGCCTTTGGAAAATGGCTGCTCCAAGATAGAGATGGATCTGTCAAGGCACCGGCCATACCAGATTAACTCTTCCCTCTTCATCCTCAAGCCAGTCAAAGACCCCATCAGTACCCTACCTAAAGGAGCACCACAGGCCAGGAACCTGATCTCCTCTTCAACTTTCTCCAGACAGACTTCCCTCCCTAACAATCCCCCCTCTCACTTTACTCCCCAATGCATGTCTCCTCAGCTGCCTCTCAGCCCCACAGGAGGACCAGATTATCCATCAAATCCAGCATCTGGGCATCATCCAAGGATCAGTTCTCCAATGGCTGCCTTTTCTCCAGACCGGGTGTCCTCTCCCCGGTCATCAGTACAGGCACCAAGGCCCACATTTTCTGCCAAAAAGGCAGGGATTGCACCACAGGTGTGGAGACCCTCTTTGTATCGtttttagaaaatgtgtttaaaaaaggaTTTAATCTTTTCTAGATACTAAACATGGGATCGCAGAACTGACTTTAATAGAGCTAAAATTTACACTTGATTGCACTGTTTGTTTAACCTGTGCCTTCTTCTTCTCGTGCCTCTTATTTCATTGTAGATAATTTCTTGCAATCTTGATGTAATCTTCAAATTTCTCACTGAACAACTGACAGATGACCTATTTTAGCTGGGGCTGTCTGTATCTTATAAGATTGCATAAGTAAATTCATCCTCAAAGTTAAGTGCATATTTTTTTGTCAGTAAGAAAAATCCAAACACCAGTAATTATCCACAAAATGTGCCTCGGTGTAATCAAAATGGACTGCCATTCCCAAagccacaaagcacatcagcacTCAAGAACGTCCATtttcagcacattttaaaatatgatgaGAAACAGCCTCACACTCTTTCCACTGGGCAATTGGGTGATGCTGCTTCACAAAACACTTTAACAGATGGTCTAGCATCTGCTTTATGATCTACGATTTGCAATTTAATGCTGTTCACTGACATGAATGTTGCAGCAAGAGAACTCCTTTTATGTCTTCATGCCTTCATGTTAATTTACTCTGCTTTTCAGCATGCTCTACTTAACTATATGGTGTACGCCTGAATTCTTTGGTGTTTCAAATCTGCCTGCTAtatatacattttgtttttcatgactTGTAGCAGTAATTCTGTCATCAAGCACTGTTGTTTCGGACTACAGGGACTGTGTCTGTTTCATTTCACTGCTCTTTTCTGCCGTTCCTGTCTCCTCTACCTGATTGTTTTGTGTAAGACTGAATCTTTTCTTCTCTGATTAAAGCTTTGTGCTAACACTCTACACGGGTTCCGTTCTCACCTTTTTCCTCGTTTCCTGACTTCACTGGCTTTTTCAGTGTTAATTGTTTGTCACTTTCACTTTTCTGCCTTTTATGCAATCACTGGAAACACACTAATAAAATGTATGCCTCCTTGAAGTACACAGATAGCTTGCGGCAGGGGGCAGCTCTATTTTGTTACACAGTGTGTGACATTTAGagatctgaaaaaacaaaagttgaaGCTTTCCATTACaagattcttttctttttttcttttttaaattccatAATAACTTGAATTATGTGCGTTCACGTTAAGACCTGAACTCTGCCCTGGCTGGCCTTGAGGGGGTCAGACATTTAGATGAATGTTATGACTCTTGACCTGGGCCTTGTTTTCTTTCAAAGTAGCTCTGAACATTTGAAATATGACCATTAACATTCATCTTACGAGACCATAACTCCTCAGGAAGCTGATCCTAGCAGGTCAGTTTCATCATAATATCATACTGAGTGGGAGTATTCCCTAATTAGAATAGACATAAGATGGATGCAACCCTTGCTTCTGTCAAGTAACTTCATATCTCTGCAAAGGTTAACCATTACAGGAAAGCCAGATGACAGTAACCTGAGAGAGACACTTAAGACAGGCCCTATGTGTGCCAGGATTAAGAGGGCTGAAGAAACACATATAGAAAGAGGGAATGCACAAACATAACCTGAATGCTGCTGAGGCACAGGCTGAGCACTGTTTTATCATAACAGATTCACTTATTAAGattatttgtttgttcttaTGGGTGTGTTTTGTAAATACTCTTTAAACAACACATCCAAACATAGTTTAACTGAAAACCTTTtagatttatttacttattccCATGCTTTACAACAGTACGGTCTCTCTTTTCTTGCATAtttatgtgttgtgtttttgaatgTATCTTCTAAGAGATTAAAGAAATATATGTCCTGGTCCAACAGACAACAAAGGAGTCCTCTCCTGCTGAAGTTCCCAGTGAGACACCTACACCAACCAGGACACCTAACCTCACGCATGGCCCAGGCAGCCCAGCTACTGGAACCTGGACTTCCAGCCTCCAAACAAGCCCCTCTCCCTTCAGCAGCTCTATCCGTTCAGTCACATCCCCTGTATCTTTTCCTAATAATTCAAGATGCCAATCCCCTATGACCAGTCAGAATATCCAGTTTTCTACTGTTACTTCCACTTCCACATCCAGACCCTCACAAACATCTACAGCCACCTCTCCATGCTCTCCTCCTTGGGGTTCAAGATGCCAGTCCCCAATGGTCAGCCAGTCCCAAACTTCTAcatctccttctcctctttctcctccttggGGTGCAAGGTGCCAATCCCCAATGGGGAGCCAGAACAACAAGTCCTCCACTTGTGTCACCTTTTCTTCATCTAAACCTCCCCAGAAATCTCCAGTTACTTCTCCACACACACCTCCCTGGGGATCTAGCTTCCAGTCTCCAGCGGTAAGCCAGAATACCCAGTTTTCCACTAGTTCTTCATTTCCTACATCCAGACCTTCCAAAACTTATATAACCACACCTCCTCCTTGGGGGTCAAGATGCCAATCGCCATTAGTAAGCCAGAACACCCAGTTCTCTAATGTGTCCATTTCCACATCCAGACCATCCCAAACATCTACAGCCAcatctcctgtctctcctccatGGGGCTCACGTTCTCAGTCTCCTTCACACTTTCAAaccagtttctctctctctaccacTAAACCTCTATACACATCCTCTGTCACCTCCCCTGTTTCCCCACTCAAAGACAATCGCTGCATGTCCCCCACTGTTAATAACTTAGACTCTAAAGCCAACCATCGCCTTCTGGCCAAAAATATCATCAATGCAGCCAAACGTAAAAACAGCCCCTCCCCTGGTGCACTAAGTGGTCACAGTCTTCCCATCTCACCTCTGGGAAATTCCCAACATGGCTATAATAGTCAAAAATCACCCGTCAACCTCTTCCAGTCACGGTCACTGGGGGCGCAGTCCCCTACTTTCGCCAGCCCTCCCCCGACTCCAACTCAGAG
The sequence above is a segment of the Archocentrus centrarchus isolate MPI-CPG fArcCen1 chromosome 10, fArcCen1, whole genome shotgun sequence genome. Coding sequences within it:
- the synpo gene encoding flocculation protein FLO11, which translates into the protein MEMEKGHVSIRRGVSWSPRGLRKPLQLTQDTHTRGTDYNASQEKTRFNKEHMSRKTNLSRSASLSEKELKEARIKSQIIAAQLTIPSNSKSRGVQLFNRRKQRVSSFTFESCGQGSEEDKAENVKTDPSSNRLTWAERSSEEKDRDLNLKNSAVKPVFSPPARVHSVGDIMDEPAKEFHIKEGMNESVIQERHFLPVKEEQEEEEGAQDQIHEDLEDKAKHEIPPGSKNTDPIVLGHAEGEAKINGRQTGQDLPGKLPNGCHSASGPEKVSVPTSKQTSSFINRTARPFFSPPTVQSPETVGPVMDIPPPPSYSTPPLPAFTVPQPVVASPLPPPPSYPTPPLPAFTNQPPQTYYSSPPPVSPVMSPSSPPPSHFSVSQYPPMPHYGPPTAPKPSTFVPQPSGERKLITPIKTGILEEGAARRASKKSMFTFKEKPVVAPNPELLCLVQGVDDRKKHGHKSVPEPGSEEELLALGAEASNFLAKEEDTAEGASAPEWASCLKSSRTRPRAEHQPEQTLTNVSGKGAELFAKRQSRMEKYVVENQNSGQIRSPSPTMSLPPSWVYPSNMPGRVKAIAKNSDMCAQLSQNLKAQQAVKQKPMKKPPAPEPVPEPPPLENGCSKIEMDLSRHRPYQINSSLFILKPVKDPISTLPKGAPQARNLISSSTFSRQTSLPNNPPSHFTPQCMSPQLPLSPTGGPDYPSNPASGHHPRISSPMAAFSPDRVSSPRSSVQAPRPTFSAKKAGIAPQTTKESSPAEVPSETPTPTRTPNLTHGPGSPATGTWTSSLQTSPSPFSSSIRSVTSPVSFPNNSRCQSPMTSQNIQFSTVTSTSTSRPSQTSTATSPCSPPWGSRCQSPMVSQSQTSTSPSPLSPPWGARCQSPMGSQNNKSSTCVTFSSSKPPQKSPVTSPHTPPWGSSFQSPAVSQNTQFSTSSSFPTSRPSKTYITTPPPWGSRCQSPLVSQNTQFSNVSISTSRPSQTSTATSPVSPPWGSRSQSPSHFQTSFSLSTTKPLYTSSVTSPVSPLKDNRCMSPTVNNLDSKANHRLLAKNIINAAKRKNSPSPGALSGHSLPISPLGNSQHGYNSQKSPVNLFQSRSLGAQSPTFASPPPTPTQRICSPVRLYNTRSLTDSDASIESEDSGLRSPGLHSYNTCPRGWGGSLRVKRSTISSDL